Proteins found in one Cardiocondyla obscurior isolate alpha-2009 linkage group LG03, Cobs3.1, whole genome shotgun sequence genomic segment:
- the Slif gene encoding cationic amino acid transporter 3 isoform X1, with amino-acid sequence MTSRLWRALSRRRVLEKEDAKEERLARVLGLFDLTALGVGATLGLGVYVLAGSVAKETAGPAVCISFLIAAIASAFAGMCYAEFASRVPKAGSAYVYSYVTVGEFIAFVIGWNLILEYVIGTASVARGLSNYIDALIGNVMGNALRSVMPINVSFLSEYPDFFAFAMVMLLVILLCVGVKESSMLNNVFTIINLATIAIVIVAGSIKADPANWSITPQDIPDSVKHGGAGGFMPFGVNGVMIGAAKCFYGFVGFDAVATTGEEAKNPQRHIPLAVVLSLIIIFLSYFGVSTVLTMMIPYYAQSADAPFPHAFDVIGWPIIKWIVNVGAIFALCTSLLGAMFPLPRVLYAMASDGVIFKTLSRVHPKTMTPIYGTVLSGLLIGFMTLIFNLQQLIDMMSIGTLLAYTIVAICVLILRYQKDNSSGTVTILPTSNHQFTLVNMFKELFNLYNRKEPTDLSNRIANIGIVLLCIVICIITILINNMGAYLLAGNITISVILFILVIVLFLNLAAVGRQPVQKIELTFKVPLVPLIPCLSIFINIYLMLQLDVFTWIRFATWLLIGFGIYGFYGIFHSEQGKKDKENLKFQPKYVEKFQLKTYIT; translated from the exons ATGACGAGCCGCTTGTGGAGAGCGTTGTCCCGAAGGCGCGTACTAGAAAAAGAAGATGCGAAAGAGGAACGATTGGCCCGGGTCCTCGGACTGTTCGACCTGACTGCCCTAGGTGTGGGAGCGACTCTCGGCTTAGGCGTTTACGTTCTTGCTGGAAGTGTTGCCAAAGAGACGGCTGGACCCGCTGTTTGCATCTCTTTCCTCATAGCCGCCATCGCCTCAGCTTTCGCGG GCATGTGTTACGCGGAATTCGCATCAAGAGTGCCGAAAGCCGGTTCGGCGTATGTTTACAGTTATGTGACGGTAGGAGAGTTTATCGCTTTTGTCATAGGATGGAACTTAATTTTGGAATATGTAATTG GTACAGCGAGCGTCGCTCGAGGTTTAAGCAATTATATCGATGCCTTGATAGGAAACGTCATGGGTAACGCTCTACGCTCCGTTATGCCTATCAACGTTTCATTCCTGTCGGAGTATCCCGACTTTTTCGCTTTTGCGATGGTCATGTTATTAGTGATACTATTATGCGTCGGAGTAAAAGAATCTTCCATGTTAAATAACGTCTTTACCATCATAAACTTGGCGACCATCGCAATTGTCATCGTTGCAGGCTCAATCAAAG CGGATCCGGCAAATTGGTCGATCACGCCCCAAGACATTCCAGACTCCGTGAAACACGGAGGAGCTGGTGGATTCATGCCGTTCGGCGTAAACGGAGTAATGATAGGAGCGGCCAAGTGTTTTTACGGATTCGTCGGATTTGACGCGGTCGCTACTACTGGCGAGGAAGCCAAGAATCCTCAACGCCACATTCCTCTAGCGGTCGTCttgtctttaattattatattcttatcGTACTTCGGGGTTTCAACAGTTTTAACGATGATGATACCTTATTACGCTCAG agcgCAGACGCGCCTTTTCCGCATGCGTTCGACGTGATCGGCTGGCCTATCATTAAATGGATCGTCAACGTGGGCGCGATATTTGCTCTCTGCACCAGCCTCTTGGGCGCGATGTTTCCCTTACCGCGTGTCTTATACGCCATGGCTAGCGACGGCGTAATATTCAAAACTCTTTCCAGAGTACATCCTAAAACTATGACGCCTATTTATGGTACAGTGCTATCTGGTTTACTTATCG GTTTCATGACACTTATTTTCAATCTGCAGCAGTTAATCGATATGATGTCCATCGGAACTCTACTCGCGTATACGATAGTAGCGATATGCGTCTTGATATTGAG ATATCAAAAGGATAACTCTAGCGGTACTGTCACTATACTGCCAACGAGCAATCATCAATTCACATTGGTAAATATGTTCAAAGAGTTATTCAATTTGTACAATCGCAAGGAGCCAACGGATCTTTCAAACAGAATTGCCAATATCGGTATTGTCTTGCTCT gtattGTTATATGTATCATTACAATTCTGATTAATAACATGGGCGCGTACCTCCTCGCAGGAAACATCACGATATCTGTGATATTATTCATTCTCGTAATTGTTCTTTTCCTAAATTTAGCAGCGGTTGGTAGGCAACCGGTGCAGAAAATTGAATTGACTTTCAAG GTACCCCTTGTGCCACTCATTCCATGCCtcagtatttttataaacatttatttaatgctGCAACTAGACGTTTTTACGTGGATCAGATTTGCAACTTGGTTGCTGATCG gtTTCGGCATCTATGGATTTTACGGAATTTTTCATAGCGagcaaggaaaaaaagataaggaGAATCTAAAATTTCAGCCAAAATATGTAGAGAAGTTTCAGCTTAAGACCTACATAACATAA
- the Ssl1 gene encoding general transcription factor IIH subunit 2 — MAEDESEEKEYRWETGYEKTWEAIKEDDHGLLEASVADIIHNAKRKRQLERKQGARLGMMRHLYIILDASESMSNQDLKPTRFLCSLKLLEDFIEEFFYQNPISQLGVIITRNKRAEKISDLAGNSKKHIKELQTLQQTAVGGEPSLQNSLELATKLLKLLPSHASKEILVIIGALTTCDPGDLNETIRNMKSDGIRCSVIGLAAELYICKRMANVTGGEHSVALDDKHYKEQLNAHIDPPPAAMRLDAALVKMGFPHHALHSSAPDTSMTVCMCHAQDSDETVKLMTTGYLCPQCLSKHCELPVECRACGLTLASAPHLARSYHYLFPVDPFKEIAPESDHSFCFGCQKAFTQKDKKIYICGKCNQTFCLDCEIFIHDVLHTCPGCAINPETYRKSTDRS; from the exons ATGGCAGAAGACGAATCTGAGGAAAAGGAATACCGTTGGGAAACTGGTTACGAGAAAACATG GGAAGCAATCAAGGAAGATGACCATGGCTTACTGGAAGCTTCAGTTGCAGACATTATTCACAATGCTAAGAGAAAACGTCAGTTGGAAAGAAAACAAGGTGCTAGATTAGGAATGATGAGACATCTCTATATTATCTTGGATGCTTCTGAGTCAATGTCAAATCAAGATTTGAAGCCAACTCGTTTTTTATGTTCTTTAAAG CTTCTAGAAGACTTTATTGAGGAGTTTTTCTATCAAAATCCTATAAGTCAATTAGGTGTAATTATAACTAGAAATAAAAGAGCTGAGAAGATTAGTGATCTGGCTGGTAATTCAAAGAAgcatattaaa gaGTTGCAAACATTGCAACAAACTGCAGTGGGTGGTGAACCTTCTCTACAAAATTCTTTAGAATTAGCTACAaagttattgaaattattgcCATCTCATGCCAGCAAAGAAATATTAGTTATCATAGGAGCTTTGACTACATGTGATCCTGGAGACCTCAACGAAACAATAAGA aaTATGAAATCGGACGGTATTAGGTGTAGTGTAATAGGATTGGCCGCTGAATTATACATTTGCAAGCGAATGGCAAATGTTACTGGTGGTGAACACAGCGTTGCTCTCGATGATAAACACTACAAAGAGCAATTAAACGCACATATAGATCCTCCGCCCGCTGCAATGCGATTAGATGCAGCGCTTGTAAAAATGGGATTTCCTCATCATGCTTTACATTCGAGCGCGCCAGATACATCTATGACAGTGTGTATGTG tCACGCACAGGATTCCGATGAAACGGTTAAGCTCATGACTACTGGCTATCTCTGTCCTCAATGTCTCAGTAAACATTGTGAGCTCCCTGTGGAATGTAGAGCTTGTGGTCTTACTCTAGCATCTGCTCCACATTTAGCGCGATCATATCATTATCTATTTCCAGTTGATCCTTTTAAAGAAATTGCGCCCGAAAGCGATCATTCTTTTTGCTTTGGTTGCCAAAAAGCTTTCACTCAAAAGGATAAGAAG atatatATTTGCGGAAAATGTAATCAAACATTTTGTTTAGAttgcgaaatatttatacacgACGTACTGCACACATGCCCTGGTTGTGCAATAAATCCTGAAACGTATAGAAAATCTACAGATAGAtcctaa
- the LOC139101231 gene encoding tRNA (cytosine(72)-C(5))-methyltransferase NSUN6-like isoform X1: MLHDLPQTPFKYKSVIHDELIADLSKVIINGEYLQQSEIEEKIKDLCKWMCTTPEKSIYRLDRFTDDYTNDLDNLYEALRQDDKPNPSIHFLPDLPKGIIAVNNWDSDVSLDLKRYPNEIIVDAACGAAVLRGSHVYAPGVIGMPNGLTVNTKVSVFADITGQCKKGLIKSYANSNKVYLGNGSLQQTRKQLFCKAATSPRGVAIIMTDVISRIPQLNVNNESLRPHALLQNLPSIVCSLVLNPQPGETILDMCAAPGNKTTHISLLMKGQGTIIALEKNPGKVVRFKEKCNDKNIKIFCYDATKAVIEEKHSSICIDGPPFEENYFDRILLDTPCSALGQRPQLYNTITSVQLHSYIPLQRSLFSTAIRLLKPKGTLVYSTCTVTIAENEGIIAWALKKFPELKLESVKDQIKTDKYGTRGYAIDGLTDENAKKVCRFGPESDSVGFFIACLTKCS; this comes from the exons ATGTTACACGATTTGCCACAAACgccttttaaatataaatctgtgATACACGATGAATTGATAGCAGACTTGAGCAAAGTGATAATTAATGGTGAATATTTACAACAATCTGAAATTGAG GAAAAAATCAAGGATCTTTGCAAATGGATGTGCACAACGCCCGAGAAGAGCATTTACAGATTAGATCGTTTTACAGACGACTACACAAATGATCTAGACAATTTGTACGAAGCACTGAGGCAG GATGACAAACCAAATCCATCTATTCACTTTTTACCTGATCTACCAAAAGGAATAATTGCAGTCAACAATTGGGATTCAGATGTATCTCTCGATTTGAAGAGATATCCAAATGAAATTATTGTCGACGCTGCATGTGGGGCAGCTGTACTAAGAGGATCTCATGTTTATGCTCCTGGTGTTATTGGAATGCCAAATG GTTTAACTGTTAATACTAAAGTTAGTGTATTTGCTGATATTACTGGCCAATGCAAAAAAGGTTTGATTAAATCGTATGCAAATAGCAATAAAGTGTATCTGGGCAATGGCAGTCTTCAACAAACGAGGAAACAATTATTCTGCAAAGCCGCGACAAGTCCACG tggCGTTGCGATAATTATGACTGACGTTATTTCACGAATTCcgcaattaaatgtaaataacgAATCTTTGAGACCACATGCCTTACTGCAAAACTTACCGTCGATTGTGTGCAGCCTAGTTTTAAATCCTCAACCAGGCGAAACAATTCTAGACATGTGTGCTGCTCCTGGTAACAAAACTACACATATTTCGCTACTTATGAAAGGACAG GGTACAATAATAGCTTTAGAGAAAAATCCAGGTAAAGTTGTGCGGTTTAAAGAAAAGTGTaacgacaaaaatataaaaatattttgttacgaTGCCACAAAAGCTGTGATCGAAGAAAAGCATAGTTCTATTTGTATTGACGGACCACCgtttgaagaaaattatttcgatcgtATTCTCTTGGATACTCCATGCAGTGCATTAGGTCAAAGGCCACAATTGTATAATACAATCACGTCGGTACAACTTCACTCTTACATTCCTTTGCAGCGAAGTCTTTTTTCTACC gCTATTCGACTGTTGAAACCAAAAGGAACGTTGGTTTATAGTACATGTACTGTTACAATAGCAGAAAACGAAGGAATTATCGCCTGGGCATTGAAGAAATTTCCGGAGCTGAAATTAGAATCTGTTAAAGATCAAATAAAAACGGACAAATATGGGACCAGAGGATATGCTATAGATGGTTTAACAGACGAGAATGCGAAAAAAGTGTGTAGATTTGGTCCTGAAAGTGAttccgttggattttttatcgcgtGCTTGACAAAATGTTCCTGA
- the Chro gene encoding uncharacterized protein Chro: MEGDDGPSAISNKPTVIKAAQEEIGRLDVLVCGQCHSVFHFIEEFQEHRTKEGACSKASHFRETNDNGQKAQVWAFLLWKDTQAQPEASDKDTSSAWKLYQKWCKMDTHVRDSWITAGKTIQTFTKISSAKMQDTPIQIQSNVNVEGGKPIIVRKVVRNGQPEEMGEAKKDAIKSAETKVQKSEPMQIEVEKKEKSRLKPSVKPKHKSGKTATEEDTELSSEEYIVDKILAKRFNPKKRCSEYLIKWEGYSTESNTWESAEAVATCKSALEEFQRNLAKQKELKAAQQQANTRVVGRASLPVQKSIIKTEVSKPGPSTAAQAGRPMRSSKSKAMDQVKQWCGSMKDEDNELLGKRRIDDSESDSEEGVTNAAKRMKGDTGSDDEWTGESEDERLIGRSDVIQRAFNRANAQSAESSKSSISSTDLATSLGLQSPDGTKSSTAPVLVASAKGVVKVDPKQMPNLASGLYVMSRKDGIIKLNSSPSGKLAVKGSPTTQNVVMVQNRDNTNVVRKQVIATSQSNSMTPVKVVSKIDGNQVVTQMKVVTSKAVTPKIGSAQKNEPIKIQPKPDPSQLQQIHVVTAVPAPITLQPRITTGIRPAPVTPQRTVDGRPLLPRPALRPTAATSVLGTIRSPVRAPTPKQIQTQITPRPVLQKRTTTVVSAQQAVSPVATGTVTQIRPRFTVLATSPQSKQTIKTGTSPVQQQQSQQQQAKSSPKTTVSKPQSLLTSQQKLLMAKRKAQEAAGIVKPGSRGLLASARTVAGRTKTKVSTEASSVTSQVGSRPLKESKLAEGDGLHMEFHEVGSEESSSEGESDLPPPPDPDVVMAPEPDSPPRPFTLCPLTGRIIGPDGEPIEQPNESESVEATANSTVARTTTSETVVAAEPTTVVANNVNTSAVTSTATTTIASLATVAVAVTEAATASINTATTTTSTATAAELVLPSLDSLTESGGIMRVEMSPGGTTGTIVQASETTQINLSNVTIPAPDLPCLDDSTSTTAATPVSTAPSETVTPTETPIIATGLSTGSVTSTSVTMSSTDKNEEKLSEEKKTIDDASNLVTIAEHGVVYQVAGQAEDGQTLLVTQGADGEQQCVYVTTEPQGDDGSVLTLDHAVAEAVAQLIPDQVNLAPQFYVKEDGAEPTENSMVMSIMDNANATDVTGTQEDNDGQAQVIAQVVQAEEPTPGGTRRVVLLLPDGNLMMTEVDEEQYAALELDK, from the exons ATGGAGGGAGACGATGGCCCTTCAGCCATCAGTAATAAACCCACTGTCATCAAAG cTGCGCAAGAAGAAATAGGACGGTTAGATGTATTGGTATGTGGACAGTGCCATTCTGTCTTTCATTTCATTGAGGAGTTTCAAGAACATCGTACAAAAGAAGGTGCTTGTTCCAAAGCATCACATTTTCGTGAAACCAAtgat AATGGACAAAAAGCACAAGTATGGGCATTTTTATTGTGGAAAGATACTCAAGCTCAACCAGAAGCTTCAGACAAAGATACATCTAGTGCTTGGAAGTTATATCAAAAATGGTGCAAAATGGATACACACGTAAGGGACTCATGGATCACAGCAGGAAAAACTATACaaacttttacaaaaattagtAGTGCAAAGATGCAGGATACTCCAATACAAATTCAGTCAAATGTTAATGTCGAAG GTGGCAAACCGATAATAGTTCGTAAAGTTGTCAGAAACGGGCAGCCAGAGGAAATGGGCGAAGCTAAGAAAGATGCTATAAAATCGGCAGAAACAAAAGTGCAAAAGAGTGAACCTATGCAAATCGAAgtcgagaaaaaagaaaagtcaaGATTGAAACCATCAGTCAAGCCGAAG CATAAATCTGGCAAGACAGCTACAGAAGAAGACACTGAGTTGAGCAGTGAAGAGTATAttgttgataaaattttagcCAAGCGCTTTAATCCGAAAAAAAGATGTtcagaatatttaattaaatgggAAGGCTATTCAAC tgAGAGCAACACATGGGAGTCTGCAGAGGCTGTAGCAACTTGCAAAAGTGCATTGGAAGAGTTTCAACGGAATCTTGCTAAGCAAAAAGAGCTTAAAGCAGCACAACAACAAGCCAACACGAGAGTAGTCGGACGTGCGAGTTTGCCTGTGcaaaaatcaataataaaaactgaaGTTAGTAAGCCTGGACCTAGCACAGCCGCTCAAGCGGG ACGTCCGATGCGATCTAGCAAATCAAAAGCGATGGATCAAGTGAAGCAGTGGTGTGGCTCAATGAAAGATGAAGATAACGAAC TTTTAGGTAAGAGAAGAATTGACGATTCGGAAAGTGATTCAGAGGAAGGAGTAACTAATGCCGCAAAAAGAATGAAAGGTGACACGGGCAGTGACGACGAATGGACTGGAGAATCTGAAGACGAAAGATTAATAGGCCGTAGCGACGTCATTCAACGTGCGTTCAATCGCGCTAACGCGCAATCTGCCGAATCCAGCAAATCCTCGATTTCGTCTACTGATTTGGCAACGTCATTAGGACTACAATCTCCAGACGGCACGAAATCTAGCACAGCGCCTGTTTTAGTAGCCAGCGCTAAGGGAGTTGTTAAAGTAGACCCCAAGCAAATGCCAAACTTGGCTTCTGGTCTGTACGTTATGTCGCGAAAAGATGGTATCATCAAGTTAAATTCATCCCCCAGTGGAAAACTGGCGGTTAAAGGATCTCCAACGACGCAGAACGTTGTTATGGTTCAAAATCGAGATAATACGAATGTAGTGAGAAAACAGGTAATCGCGACGTCGCAGTCTAATTCGATGACTCCTGTGAAAGTTGTTTCGAAGATAGACGGCAACCAAGTTGTAACGCAGATGAAGGTGGTCACTTCTAAAGCCGTCACACCGAAAATAGGTAGCGCGCAAAAGAATGAGCCTATAAAAATACAACCGAAGCCAGATCCGTCGCAATTGCAACAGATACACGTTGTCACCGCGGTACCGGCACCAATAACTCTGCAACCAAGAATAACTACAGGCATAAGACCTGCGCCTGTTACACCTCAACGGACGGTAGACGGCCGTCCTTTGCTACCTAGACCAGCGTTGCGCCCAACAGCAGCAACGAGCGTTTTGGGTACTATTCGTTCGCCAGTTCGAGCACCAACTCCGAAACAGATTCAGACTCAAATAACGCCTCGCCCGGTGTTGCAAAAGCGTACGACAACGGTTGTAAGTGCGCAGCAAGCGGTTTCGCCGGTCGCTACCGGAACAGTCACACAAATTCGACCGAGGTTCACAGTGCTCGCGACCTCTCCGCAATCCAAGCAAACGATTAAAACTGGCACCAGTCCAGTACAACAGCAGCAGTCGCAACAGCAACAAGCAAAATCGTCTCCAAAAACAACAGTGAGTAAGCCTCAATCTTTATTAACTTcacaacaaaaattattaatggcAAAAAGAAAGGCTCAAGAGGCAGCAGGTATAGTTAAGCCAGGTAGCCGTGGGCTTTTGGCAAGTGCTCGTACCGTTGCGGGACGAACCAAGACAAAAGTAAGTACCGAAGCGTCTTCGGTGACATCTCAGGTAGGATCGAGACCTTTGAAAGAAAGCAAATTAGCGGAAGGTGACGGACTTCACATGGAATTTCACGAAGTTGGCTCAGAAGAAAGCAGTAGCGAAGGCGAGTCTGATCTTCCCCCTCCTCCTGACCCGGACGTCGTTATGGCTCCAGAACCGGACAGTCCACCACGTCCGTTCACGTTGTGTCCTCTTACGGGACGTATAATCGGTCCGGACGGCGAACCAATCGAGCAGCCGAACGAATCCGAATCCGTCGAAGCAACGGCAAACTCGACTGTAGCGAGAACAACTACGTCCGAAACAGTCGTAGCAGCTGAGCCTACAACTGTTGTCGCTAACAACGTTAATACGAGTGCTGTTACCAgcaccgccaccaccaccatTGCCAGCCTCGCGACTGTCGCCGTCGCAGTCACTGAAGCTGCTACTGCCAGCATTAACACCGCTACAACGACAACTAGTACCGCTACTGCTGCGGAGTTGGTTTTACCCTCTCTTGACTCGCTAACCGAAAGCGGCGGCATCATGAGGGTCGAAATGAGTCCTGGTGGAACGACCGGTACTATTGTACAAGCCAGTGAAACGACACAAATTAATCTGTCAAACGTGACGATACCTGCGCCGGATTTACCTTGTCTAGACGACAGCACTTCCACAACTGCCGCTACTCCCGTGTCCACAGCACCTTCTGAAACAGTCACTCCTACCGAGACGCCCATCATTGCTACGGGTTTGTCGACAGGTTCGGTGACTTCTACATCCGTTACTATGTCGTCGACAGACAAGAATGAAGAAAAATTGTCTGAGGAGAAAAAAACGATAGACGACGCATCTAATTTGGTTACTATAGCCGAGCACGGCGTGGTTTATCAAGTAGCTGGCCAGGCGGAAGACGGACAGACCCTCCTCGTGACACAAGGTGCCGATGGCGAACAGCAGTGCGTCTACGTTACCACCGAGCCGCAAGGAGATGACGGCTCGGTCCTGACGTTGGATCACGCGGTTGCCGAGGCCGTAGCGCAGCTGATTCCCGATCAAGTTAATCTCGCGCCTCAGTTTTACGTGAAAGAAGATGGAGCAGAACCGACTGAAAATTCTATGGTCATGTCTATAATGGATAACGCAAACGCGACCGATGTGACTGGGACTCAAGAAGACAACGACGGACAAGCGCAAGTTATAGCTCAAGTGGTACAAGCTGAGGAACCCACTCCAG GAGGAACAAGAAGAGTGGTACTTTTGTTACCGGACGGTAATTTAATGATGACTGAAGTGGATGAGGAACAATACGCTGCTCTGGAACTCGATAAGTGA
- the Slif gene encoding cationic amino acid transporter 3 isoform X2 translates to MCYAEFASRVPKAGSAYVYSYVTVGEFIAFVIGWNLILEYVIGTASVARGLSNYIDALIGNVMGNALRSVMPINVSFLSEYPDFFAFAMVMLLVILLCVGVKESSMLNNVFTIINLATIAIVIVAGSIKADPANWSITPQDIPDSVKHGGAGGFMPFGVNGVMIGAAKCFYGFVGFDAVATTGEEAKNPQRHIPLAVVLSLIIIFLSYFGVSTVLTMMIPYYAQSADAPFPHAFDVIGWPIIKWIVNVGAIFALCTSLLGAMFPLPRVLYAMASDGVIFKTLSRVHPKTMTPIYGTVLSGLLIGFMTLIFNLQQLIDMMSIGTLLAYTIVAICVLILRYQKDNSSGTVTILPTSNHQFTLVNMFKELFNLYNRKEPTDLSNRIANIGIVLLCIVICIITILINNMGAYLLAGNITISVILFILVIVLFLNLAAVGRQPVQKIELTFKVPLVPLIPCLSIFINIYLMLQLDVFTWIRFATWLLIGFGIYGFYGIFHSEQGKKDKENLKFQPKYVEKFQLKTYIT, encoded by the exons ATGTGTTACGCGGAATTCGCATCAAGAGTGCCGAAAGCCGGTTCGGCGTATGTTTACAGTTATGTGACGGTAGGAGAGTTTATCGCTTTTGTCATAGGATGGAACTTAATTTTGGAATATGTAATTG GTACAGCGAGCGTCGCTCGAGGTTTAAGCAATTATATCGATGCCTTGATAGGAAACGTCATGGGTAACGCTCTACGCTCCGTTATGCCTATCAACGTTTCATTCCTGTCGGAGTATCCCGACTTTTTCGCTTTTGCGATGGTCATGTTATTAGTGATACTATTATGCGTCGGAGTAAAAGAATCTTCCATGTTAAATAACGTCTTTACCATCATAAACTTGGCGACCATCGCAATTGTCATCGTTGCAGGCTCAATCAAAG CGGATCCGGCAAATTGGTCGATCACGCCCCAAGACATTCCAGACTCCGTGAAACACGGAGGAGCTGGTGGATTCATGCCGTTCGGCGTAAACGGAGTAATGATAGGAGCGGCCAAGTGTTTTTACGGATTCGTCGGATTTGACGCGGTCGCTACTACTGGCGAGGAAGCCAAGAATCCTCAACGCCACATTCCTCTAGCGGTCGTCttgtctttaattattatattcttatcGTACTTCGGGGTTTCAACAGTTTTAACGATGATGATACCTTATTACGCTCAG agcgCAGACGCGCCTTTTCCGCATGCGTTCGACGTGATCGGCTGGCCTATCATTAAATGGATCGTCAACGTGGGCGCGATATTTGCTCTCTGCACCAGCCTCTTGGGCGCGATGTTTCCCTTACCGCGTGTCTTATACGCCATGGCTAGCGACGGCGTAATATTCAAAACTCTTTCCAGAGTACATCCTAAAACTATGACGCCTATTTATGGTACAGTGCTATCTGGTTTACTTATCG GTTTCATGACACTTATTTTCAATCTGCAGCAGTTAATCGATATGATGTCCATCGGAACTCTACTCGCGTATACGATAGTAGCGATATGCGTCTTGATATTGAG ATATCAAAAGGATAACTCTAGCGGTACTGTCACTATACTGCCAACGAGCAATCATCAATTCACATTGGTAAATATGTTCAAAGAGTTATTCAATTTGTACAATCGCAAGGAGCCAACGGATCTTTCAAACAGAATTGCCAATATCGGTATTGTCTTGCTCT gtattGTTATATGTATCATTACAATTCTGATTAATAACATGGGCGCGTACCTCCTCGCAGGAAACATCACGATATCTGTGATATTATTCATTCTCGTAATTGTTCTTTTCCTAAATTTAGCAGCGGTTGGTAGGCAACCGGTGCAGAAAATTGAATTGACTTTCAAG GTACCCCTTGTGCCACTCATTCCATGCCtcagtatttttataaacatttatttaatgctGCAACTAGACGTTTTTACGTGGATCAGATTTGCAACTTGGTTGCTGATCG gtTTCGGCATCTATGGATTTTACGGAATTTTTCATAGCGagcaaggaaaaaaagataaggaGAATCTAAAATTTCAGCCAAAATATGTAGAGAAGTTTCAGCTTAAGACCTACATAACATAA
- the LOC139101231 gene encoding tRNA (cytosine(72)-C(5))-methyltransferase NSUN6-like isoform X2: MCTTPEKSIYRLDRFTDDYTNDLDNLYEALRQDDKPNPSIHFLPDLPKGIIAVNNWDSDVSLDLKRYPNEIIVDAACGAAVLRGSHVYAPGVIGMPNGLTVNTKVSVFADITGQCKKGLIKSYANSNKVYLGNGSLQQTRKQLFCKAATSPRGVAIIMTDVISRIPQLNVNNESLRPHALLQNLPSIVCSLVLNPQPGETILDMCAAPGNKTTHISLLMKGQGTIIALEKNPGKVVRFKEKCNDKNIKIFCYDATKAVIEEKHSSICIDGPPFEENYFDRILLDTPCSALGQRPQLYNTITSVQLHSYIPLQRSLFSTAIRLLKPKGTLVYSTCTVTIAENEGIIAWALKKFPELKLESVKDQIKTDKYGTRGYAIDGLTDENAKKVCRFGPESDSVGFFIACLTKCS; this comes from the exons ATGTGCACAACGCCCGAGAAGAGCATTTACAGATTAGATCGTTTTACAGACGACTACACAAATGATCTAGACAATTTGTACGAAGCACTGAGGCAG GATGACAAACCAAATCCATCTATTCACTTTTTACCTGATCTACCAAAAGGAATAATTGCAGTCAACAATTGGGATTCAGATGTATCTCTCGATTTGAAGAGATATCCAAATGAAATTATTGTCGACGCTGCATGTGGGGCAGCTGTACTAAGAGGATCTCATGTTTATGCTCCTGGTGTTATTGGAATGCCAAATG GTTTAACTGTTAATACTAAAGTTAGTGTATTTGCTGATATTACTGGCCAATGCAAAAAAGGTTTGATTAAATCGTATGCAAATAGCAATAAAGTGTATCTGGGCAATGGCAGTCTTCAACAAACGAGGAAACAATTATTCTGCAAAGCCGCGACAAGTCCACG tggCGTTGCGATAATTATGACTGACGTTATTTCACGAATTCcgcaattaaatgtaaataacgAATCTTTGAGACCACATGCCTTACTGCAAAACTTACCGTCGATTGTGTGCAGCCTAGTTTTAAATCCTCAACCAGGCGAAACAATTCTAGACATGTGTGCTGCTCCTGGTAACAAAACTACACATATTTCGCTACTTATGAAAGGACAG GGTACAATAATAGCTTTAGAGAAAAATCCAGGTAAAGTTGTGCGGTTTAAAGAAAAGTGTaacgacaaaaatataaaaatattttgttacgaTGCCACAAAAGCTGTGATCGAAGAAAAGCATAGTTCTATTTGTATTGACGGACCACCgtttgaagaaaattatttcgatcgtATTCTCTTGGATACTCCATGCAGTGCATTAGGTCAAAGGCCACAATTGTATAATACAATCACGTCGGTACAACTTCACTCTTACATTCCTTTGCAGCGAAGTCTTTTTTCTACC gCTATTCGACTGTTGAAACCAAAAGGAACGTTGGTTTATAGTACATGTACTGTTACAATAGCAGAAAACGAAGGAATTATCGCCTGGGCATTGAAGAAATTTCCGGAGCTGAAATTAGAATCTGTTAAAGATCAAATAAAAACGGACAAATATGGGACCAGAGGATATGCTATAGATGGTTTAACAGACGAGAATGCGAAAAAAGTGTGTAGATTTGGTCCTGAAAGTGAttccgttggattttttatcgcgtGCTTGACAAAATGTTCCTGA